One window from the genome of Leptospira broomii serovar Hurstbridge str. 5399 encodes:
- a CDS encoding PAS domain-containing sensor histidine kinase, whose translation MNPRFLESEFLLQIFESCREGIVIADSEGAIFDANDSFLKLTGYTRSTLRSLNVWQLTADRWRSIEADTIKEQLIPNGYTEEYEKEIVRKDKTLVSVSVKMYYLTESRGARKVIWGTFRDITQKKTRDELNSQNYRKTKESWEALKRIFDLNPLPMSISEIDSGKLIDVNTRFEEEVGYTYDELLGKTTVELQIWKDVDTRTRTMKVIREKGWINNLELLFRRKSGEEFWGLFSAQIIEYKGSTVLLTITAPISDRIKEDREKRKLLEDIQEKQEILDQIIRLNPSAITLSKADGTYLEANDLFLEYVGKTKEETLGKTPVELGVYYDLTDRARVLEGLRTAGIVRNLEITMKTAEGKIRSILFSARILESKGEKKILAIGHDISDIKESRERLESLAKELEKSRELFQKLFQLIPSGVVLTDWETRRIIDANERYLELIQFSRDAVIGKTTPELHIWDLDPEFRSYVYDSLKTKNEVASMETVFKASDGTPIPVLYSGRMVTLNGRPHVISVSTDISERKKAEEEAKRLNEEILYNKDLFERIFQLNPAAVSLSDLETGVYQQVNQSYCELIGYTREQIIGKSSLELGIWQKNIDRKTLLAELKEKGWTGSIEATILHSDGTQRKVLSGNRVFRMNDRQMLLALLIDITEKKKIEAERDEYFAQLEESKELFERVFEMNPDTITISDLTTGTYISVNERFTEMLQYPKEDAIGNTSVELGIWPSDVRNKIVETLSEKGVMRDFDVQLTRKDGSKVDASFSARIINLGKSPSLIAITRDITLSKAAAMEKEEQAQRLSMQAKAFLEMTRDPEFVSGSLEAAAKKISKMASETLDCDRASIWIFDKGSEEIWTLIAGWDRGSNRFLESMSVRLSDYPSYFEAIKAARFLDIKDAANDPRTKEFADIYCTPLNITSLLNAPVFLRGRIKGVVRLDHRGKLREWKGYESQFAVTVTEQVTQLLLNAERNEAKEELEKAVTIRTSELASALDNLRKTQDQLILSEKMAALGQLVAGIAHEINNPLGAISALSGELKAYLNSSADRLEKLGIMLSSANSLLIHNLSNFIRCGLESKESQLTREERRIILKDIKNNLTEIGFENAYDLADRIMDIGLQTALKEFPDLFGDPSNYPLLDFAIEEIQTFKNVTSIRLAVDRTSKIVYALKNYAHIDFGGRKVETDLVENIETVLTIYHNQMKNGVEIELDFPIRPKVPAFPDDLLQVWTNLIYNSLQAMNFKGKIRISIRESNDDVTVSIWDNGPGIPAEVKAKIFDPFFTTKGPGEGSGLGLDISRRIILKHSGRIELDSKPGETTFKVILPRS comes from the coding sequence GGGAATCGTTATAGCCGATTCCGAAGGAGCGATTTTCGATGCGAATGATTCTTTTTTAAAACTTACCGGCTATACCCGATCGACACTAAGATCCCTGAATGTCTGGCAATTGACTGCCGATCGTTGGAGATCCATCGAAGCCGATACGATCAAAGAACAACTCATTCCGAACGGTTACACCGAAGAATATGAAAAGGAAATCGTTCGCAAAGATAAAACATTAGTTTCCGTGTCGGTAAAAATGTATTACTTAACCGAATCTCGAGGAGCAAGGAAAGTAATCTGGGGAACATTTAGAGATATAACCCAAAAAAAAACAAGGGATGAATTAAATTCCCAAAATTATCGAAAAACCAAAGAAAGCTGGGAAGCACTCAAACGAATTTTTGACCTAAATCCTCTCCCAATGAGCATATCGGAAATAGATTCCGGAAAACTAATAGATGTCAACACACGATTCGAAGAAGAAGTCGGGTACACTTACGACGAGCTATTAGGTAAAACGACCGTAGAATTGCAGATTTGGAAGGATGTCGATACGCGCACTCGAACAATGAAAGTGATTCGAGAGAAAGGTTGGATAAATAACCTAGAACTTTTATTTAGAAGAAAATCAGGAGAAGAGTTTTGGGGACTTTTTTCCGCGCAGATCATAGAATACAAAGGGTCGACGGTTCTTCTCACAATCACGGCTCCGATCTCCGATCGGATCAAGGAAGACCGGGAAAAGAGAAAGCTATTAGAAGATATTCAGGAAAAACAGGAAATCCTTGATCAAATCATTCGTCTTAACCCTTCGGCTATCACGCTTTCGAAAGCTGATGGAACCTACCTAGAAGCAAACGATCTTTTTCTCGAATACGTCGGAAAAACTAAGGAAGAAACTTTAGGCAAAACCCCCGTTGAATTAGGCGTCTACTACGACTTGACGGATCGAGCAAGGGTTCTCGAAGGCTTACGAACCGCAGGTATCGTAAGAAACCTTGAAATCACCATGAAAACAGCCGAAGGAAAGATTCGGTCCATTTTATTTTCAGCCAGAATATTGGAATCCAAAGGAGAAAAGAAAATACTAGCGATCGGCCATGATATCTCCGATATCAAAGAATCTCGGGAAAGACTCGAATCATTAGCGAAAGAGTTGGAAAAAAGCCGAGAGTTATTTCAAAAATTATTTCAACTAATCCCTTCAGGAGTTGTGCTTACCGATTGGGAAACTAGACGCATTATAGATGCAAATGAACGATATTTGGAATTGATTCAGTTTTCCCGTGACGCGGTAATCGGCAAGACAACTCCTGAATTACATATATGGGATTTAGATCCGGAATTTAGATCCTACGTTTACGATTCTTTAAAAACGAAAAACGAAGTCGCAAGTATGGAAACCGTATTTAAAGCCTCGGACGGCACTCCGATACCTGTTTTATATTCCGGTCGTATGGTAACTCTCAACGGGCGTCCGCACGTCATCTCAGTAAGTACTGACATCTCCGAAAGAAAAAAGGCCGAAGAAGAAGCAAAAAGATTAAACGAAGAGATACTATATAATAAGGATCTATTCGAACGTATATTCCAACTAAATCCCGCCGCAGTCTCTTTATCCGATTTAGAAACGGGAGTTTACCAGCAGGTAAACCAATCTTACTGCGAGCTGATAGGATACACGAGAGAACAGATTATCGGAAAGTCCTCTCTCGAGCTTGGAATTTGGCAAAAGAACATCGATCGTAAAACGTTACTGGCCGAACTCAAGGAGAAGGGATGGACGGGCAGCATCGAGGCCACCATACTTCATTCCGACGGTACACAGCGAAAAGTGTTATCGGGTAACCGAGTTTTCAGAATGAATGATCGACAGATGCTACTCGCCCTACTGATCGATATTACTGAAAAGAAAAAAATCGAGGCGGAAAGAGACGAATATTTTGCCCAACTAGAGGAGAGTAAAGAACTCTTCGAACGCGTATTCGAGATGAATCCGGATACTATCACGATTTCCGATCTAACAACGGGAACCTATATCAGTGTAAACGAAAGATTTACTGAAATGCTACAGTATCCGAAAGAGGATGCTATCGGAAACACGTCCGTCGAGTTGGGAATATGGCCGAGCGACGTTCGCAATAAGATCGTTGAAACGTTAAGCGAAAAAGGAGTCATGAGGGATTTCGACGTTCAACTTACTCGTAAAGACGGCTCCAAAGTCGATGCCAGCTTTTCGGCGCGGATCATCAATTTAGGAAAATCTCCCTCGTTGATTGCGATCACTCGCGACATTACTCTATCTAAAGCCGCTGCGATGGAAAAAGAAGAACAGGCTCAAAGACTGTCGATGCAGGCAAAAGCGTTTCTAGAAATGACGAGAGATCCCGAATTCGTTTCAGGAAGTTTAGAAGCTGCTGCAAAAAAAATCTCGAAAATGGCTTCTGAAACGCTGGATTGCGACCGAGCCTCGATCTGGATTTTTGATAAAGGAAGTGAGGAAATTTGGACATTAATCGCCGGCTGGGATAGAGGAAGTAACAGATTCCTTGAAAGCATGTCCGTACGATTATCGGATTATCCTAGTTACTTCGAAGCTATAAAGGCGGCAAGGTTCCTGGACATTAAAGACGCAGCCAACGACCCGCGTACGAAAGAATTCGCCGATATTTATTGTACTCCTTTAAACATCACCTCACTCCTAAACGCACCCGTATTCTTAAGAGGTAGGATTAAAGGAGTCGTTCGTCTGGACCATCGGGGAAAGTTGCGGGAATGGAAAGGATACGAATCGCAGTTCGCAGTTACGGTAACCGAACAAGTCACCCAACTTTTGCTGAACGCGGAAAGGAATGAAGCGAAAGAAGAATTGGAAAAAGCGGTCACTATTCGAACTTCCGAGCTCGCTTCAGCATTGGATAATCTTCGTAAAACCCAGGATCAACTTATCCTTTCGGAGAAAATGGCCGCATTAGGGCAATTAGTTGCCGGAATCGCCCACGAGATAAACAATCCTTTAGGTGCGATATCCGCATTAAGCGGCGAACTAAAAGCCTATCTAAATTCTTCGGCAGATAGACTTGAAAAATTGGGAATAATGCTCTCTTCCGCAAATTCGCTCCTTATTCATAATCTTTCAAATTTTATCCGATGTGGTTTAGAAAGCAAAGAATCGCAGCTTACCAGAGAAGAGCGAAGAATCATCTTAAAAGATATTAAAAATAATCTCACAGAAATCGGTTTCGAAAATGCCTACGATCTAGCGGATAGAATAATGGATATAGGTCTTCAAACTGCCCTAAAGGAATTTCCGGACCTGTTCGGCGACCCATCCAATTACCCGCTTCTTGATTTTGCAATCGAGGAAATCCAAACTTTCAAGAATGTAACTTCGATTCGTTTAGCCGTGGATCGAACTTCAAAAATAGTCTATGCATTAAAGAATTATGCACATATCGATTTCGGCGGGAGAAAAGTAGAAACGGATCTAGTAGAGAATATCGAAACCGTCTTGACCATTTATCATAATCAAATGAAGAACGGAGTCGAAATTGAATTGGATTTTCCGATTCGGCCTAAAGTGCCCGCTTTTCCCGACGATTTGTTACAGGTTTGGACAAACCTTATTTACAATTCGTTACAAGCAATGAACTTCAAAGGTAAGATTAGGATTTCCATTCGCGAATCCAACGACGACGTGACAGTTTCCATATGGGACAACGGCCCCGGAATTCCTGCCGAAGTAAAAGCAAAGATCTTCGATCCATTCTTTACGACAAAAGGTCCCGGCGAAGGTAGCGGACTGGGGCTTGATATATCTAGAAGAATCATACTTAAGCATAGTGGTCGCATCGAACTCGATTCGAAACCGGGAGAAACGACGTTTAAAGTAATCCTTCCTAGAAGCTAA